Proteins encoded within one genomic window of Nonomuraea gerenzanensis:
- a CDS encoding HAMP domain-containing protein produces the protein MSDTSVQGSRSTTPGNAEVGEQELRQLLAGLTAVRDGDFRHRLPGDADGLLGEIASVFNGMVDQLALFTSEVTRVAREVGTDGRLGGQADVPGVSGTWKDLTDSVNAMAGNLTDQVRSIAQVTTAVARGDLSQKITVDARGEILELKNTVNTMVDQLSSFADEVTRVAREVGTEGQLGGQANVKGVAGTWRDLTDSVNFMAGNLTDQVRNISQVATAVARGDLSQKITVSARGEILELKNTLNTMVDQLSSFADEVTRVAREVGTDGRLGGQADVKGVSGTWKALTESVNVMADNLTAQVRSIAEVTTAVARGDLSQKIRVDARGEILELKETINTMVDQLSAFADEVTRVAREVGTEGNLGGQATVRGVSGTWKDLTDNVNVMASNLTSQVRSIAQVATAVARGDLSQKITVEAKGEVAVLAQTINTMVDTLSAFADEVTRVAREVGTEGQLGGQARVPNVAGTWKNLTDNVNSMADNLTNQVRSIAQVTTAVARGDLTRKIDVDARGEILELKTTINTMVDQLSAFAAEVTRVAREVGSEGRLGGQAEVEGVSGTWKRLTENVNELAGNLTRQVRAIAEVTSAVTSGDLTRSITVDAEGELADLKDNINSMVKSLRETTTANEQQDWLKSNLASMSSLMQGHRDLATVAELVMNELAPLVSAQYGAFFLAEESELQLISAYGYPVETDRPDRFRLGQALVGQAASTRRTIAVDEVPAGYVKVSSGLGDSLPASLIVLPIVVEEQVLGVIELASVQAFTPVHRTFLDQLMETIGVNLNTIVANARTDELLKESQRLAVELQARSEELQQQQEELQRSNAELEEKATLLARQNQDIETKNLEIEQARQELEDRAHQLSLASKYKSEFLANMSHELRTPLNSLLILAQLLAQNHTRNLTPKQVEYAGIIHSAGSDLLQLINDILDLSKVEAGKMDINPEWVQVRQLLDYVEATFRPMTSQKSLDFRVTTLPGVPSELLTDDSRLRQVLRNLLSNAVKFTETGSVELRIEPAAQSELPPSVRPHGGALALRVIDTGIGIAEQQLEVIFGAFQQADGTTSRKYGGTGLGLSISREIAYLLGGAIAAHSTPGEGSTFTLYLPIARPDFQDPAAKDTVAEQAEEAAEQDEATPGEPRSAGAEAPPQQRRLLVIEQRARGLLSLVAESVVHELPRTRVGEIELVAAAGAQEAAATLAAEPCHCIVLDLEMPQQAAYQLLEAMDGDPALAGVPVLAYTNWQAGPQRAAHLANQPLELLSSLDELRERIALHLTAEQVGDVLPLMRSEASVPAPAESEVDGALSGRTILVVDDDTRNLFALTSMLEVHGIRVLHAENGRESIDALVGHPEIDLVLMDVMMPEMDGYAATAAIRAMPEYADLPIIAVTAKAMPGDQEKSLAAGASDYVTKPVDADHLIERIRHWLAA, from the coding sequence ATGAGTGACACATCGGTGCAGGGCTCGCGTTCCACCACCCCTGGGAACGCGGAAGTGGGCGAGCAGGAGCTGCGGCAGCTCCTGGCGGGGCTGACGGCCGTCAGGGACGGTGACTTCCGCCATCGGCTGCCCGGGGACGCCGACGGGCTGCTCGGTGAGATCGCGTCCGTGTTCAACGGCATGGTGGACCAGCTCGCGCTGTTCACCTCCGAGGTGACGCGGGTGGCCCGCGAGGTGGGCACCGACGGCCGGCTGGGCGGCCAGGCCGACGTGCCCGGGGTGTCGGGGACGTGGAAGGACCTCACCGACTCGGTCAACGCCATGGCCGGCAACCTCACCGACCAGGTGCGCAGCATCGCCCAGGTCACCACGGCGGTCGCGCGCGGCGACCTGTCGCAGAAGATCACGGTGGACGCCCGGGGCGAGATCCTGGAGCTGAAGAACACCGTCAACACCATGGTCGACCAGCTCTCCTCGTTCGCCGACGAGGTGACGCGCGTGGCGCGCGAGGTCGGCACGGAGGGGCAGCTCGGCGGCCAGGCCAACGTGAAGGGGGTGGCCGGCACCTGGCGTGACCTGACCGACTCGGTGAACTTCATGGCCGGCAACCTGACCGACCAGGTGCGCAACATCTCCCAGGTGGCCACCGCCGTCGCGCGCGGCGACCTGTCGCAGAAGATCACGGTCTCGGCCCGGGGCGAGATCCTGGAGCTGAAGAACACCCTGAACACGATGGTCGACCAGCTCTCCTCGTTCGCCGACGAGGTGACGCGGGTGGCGCGCGAGGTCGGCACCGACGGCCGCCTGGGCGGCCAGGCCGACGTGAAGGGCGTCTCCGGCACCTGGAAGGCGCTGACGGAGTCCGTCAACGTCATGGCGGACAACCTGACAGCGCAGGTGCGCAGCATCGCCGAGGTCACCACGGCGGTCGCGCGCGGCGACCTGTCGCAGAAGATCCGGGTGGACGCCCGGGGCGAGATCCTGGAGCTCAAGGAGACCATCAACACGATGGTGGACCAGCTCTCGGCGTTCGCCGACGAGGTGACCAGGGTGGCCCGCGAGGTCGGCACCGAGGGCAACCTGGGCGGGCAGGCGACGGTCCGAGGGGTGTCGGGCACCTGGAAGGACCTGACGGACAACGTCAACGTCATGGCCTCCAACCTGACGAGCCAGGTGCGCAGCATCGCGCAGGTGGCCACCGCCGTGGCCCGCGGCGACCTGTCGCAGAAGATCACGGTGGAGGCCAAGGGCGAGGTCGCGGTCCTGGCCCAGACGATCAACACGATGGTCGACACGCTCAGCGCGTTCGCCGACGAGGTCACCCGCGTGGCGCGCGAGGTCGGCACGGAGGGCCAGCTCGGCGGCCAGGCGCGGGTGCCGAACGTGGCAGGCACCTGGAAGAACCTCACCGACAACGTCAACTCCATGGCCGACAACCTGACCAACCAGGTACGCAGCATCGCCCAGGTCACCACGGCCGTGGCCAGGGGCGACCTGACGCGCAAGATCGACGTGGACGCCCGGGGCGAGATCCTGGAGCTGAAGACCACGATCAACACGATGGTGGACCAGCTTTCCGCGTTCGCCGCCGAGGTCACGCGCGTGGCCCGCGAGGTGGGCAGCGAGGGGCGGCTGGGCGGTCAGGCCGAGGTCGAGGGCGTGTCGGGTACGTGGAAGCGGCTGACGGAGAACGTCAACGAGCTGGCAGGCAACCTCACCCGCCAGGTCCGCGCCATCGCCGAGGTGACCAGCGCCGTCACCTCCGGCGACCTGACCAGGTCGATCACCGTGGACGCCGAGGGCGAGCTGGCCGACCTGAAGGACAACATCAACTCGATGGTGAAGTCCCTGCGTGAGACCACGACGGCCAACGAGCAGCAGGACTGGCTGAAGTCCAACCTGGCCAGCATGTCCAGCCTGATGCAGGGGCACCGCGACCTGGCCACGGTGGCCGAGCTGGTGATGAACGAGCTGGCGCCGCTGGTCTCCGCCCAGTACGGCGCGTTCTTCCTGGCCGAGGAGAGCGAGCTGCAGCTCATCAGCGCCTACGGCTACCCCGTGGAGACCGACCGGCCTGACCGGTTCCGCCTCGGCCAGGCCCTGGTCGGGCAGGCCGCGAGCACCCGCAGGACCATCGCCGTGGACGAGGTGCCCGCCGGGTACGTCAAGGTCTCCTCGGGGCTGGGGGACAGCCTGCCGGCCTCGCTCATCGTGCTGCCGATCGTGGTCGAGGAGCAGGTGCTGGGCGTGATCGAGCTGGCCTCGGTGCAGGCGTTCACACCCGTCCACCGGACCTTCCTCGACCAGCTCATGGAGACCATCGGGGTCAACCTGAACACGATCGTGGCCAACGCGCGTACCGACGAGCTGCTCAAGGAGTCGCAGCGGCTGGCGGTCGAGCTGCAGGCCCGCTCGGAGGAGCTGCAGCAGCAGCAGGAGGAGCTGCAGCGCTCGAACGCCGAGCTGGAGGAGAAGGCGACGCTGCTGGCCCGCCAGAACCAGGACATCGAGACCAAGAACCTGGAGATCGAGCAGGCCAGGCAGGAGCTGGAGGACCGCGCCCACCAGCTCTCGCTGGCCAGCAAGTACAAGAGCGAGTTCCTCGCCAACATGAGCCACGAGCTGCGCACCCCGCTCAACTCGCTGCTCATCCTGGCCCAGCTCCTGGCCCAGAACCACACCCGCAATCTCACCCCGAAGCAGGTCGAGTACGCCGGGATCATCCACTCGGCCGGCTCGGACCTGCTGCAGCTCATCAACGACATCCTCGACCTGTCCAAGGTTGAGGCGGGCAAGATGGACATCAACCCCGAATGGGTTCAGGTCCGTCAGCTGCTCGACTACGTCGAGGCCACGTTCCGGCCCATGACCAGCCAGAAGAGCCTCGACTTCCGCGTCACGACCCTTCCCGGCGTCCCGTCCGAGCTGCTCACCGACGACTCCCGGCTGCGCCAGGTGCTGCGCAACCTGCTCTCGAACGCGGTCAAGTTCACCGAGACGGGCAGCGTGGAGCTGCGCATCGAGCCGGCCGCGCAGTCGGAGCTGCCCCCTTCGGTGCGGCCCCACGGCGGCGCGCTCGCGCTGCGCGTGATCGACACCGGCATCGGCATCGCCGAGCAGCAGCTCGAAGTGATCTTCGGGGCGTTCCAGCAGGCGGACGGCACCACCAGCCGCAAGTACGGCGGCACCGGCCTGGGCCTGTCGATCAGCCGCGAGATCGCCTACCTGCTGGGCGGCGCCATCGCCGCGCACAGCACGCCGGGAGAGGGCAGCACGTTCACGCTCTACCTGCCGATCGCGCGCCCCGACTTCCAGGACCCGGCCGCCAAGGACACCGTGGCCGAGCAGGCGGAAGAGGCCGCCGAGCAGGACGAGGCGACGCCCGGTGAGCCCCGCTCCGCCGGGGCTGAGGCTCCGCCCCAGCAACGCCGCCTGCTGGTGATCGAACAGCGTGCCCGCGGGCTGCTCTCGCTGGTCGCCGAGAGCGTGGTGCACGAGCTGCCACGCACCCGCGTCGGCGAGATCGAGCTCGTCGCCGCCGCCGGCGCCCAGGAGGCGGCGGCCACGCTGGCCGCCGAGCCCTGCCACTGCATCGTGCTCGACCTGGAGATGCCGCAGCAGGCCGCGTACCAGCTCCTGGAGGCGATGGACGGCGACCCGGCGCTGGCCGGCGTGCCCGTGCTGGCCTACACCAACTGGCAGGCCGGCCCGCAGCGCGCGGCGCACCTGGCCAACCAGCCGCTGGAGCTGCTGTCCAGCCTGGACGAGCTGCGCGAGCGCATCGCCCTGCACCTGACGGCCGAGCAGGTCGGTGACGTGCTGCCGCTGATGCGCTCGGAGGCGTCCGTCCCCGCCCCCGCCGAGAGTGAGGTGGACGGCGCGCTCAGCGGCCGCACGATCCTGGTCGTGGACGACGACACGCGCAACCTGTTCGCGCTGACCAGCATGCTGGAGGTGCACGGCATCCGCGTCCTGCACGCCGAGAACGGCAGAGAGAGCATCGACGCCCTCGTCGGGCACCCCGAGATCGATCTCGTGCTGATGGACGTCATGATGCCGGAGATGGACGGCTACGCCGCGACGGCCGCGATCCGGGCCATGCCCGAGTACGCCGACCTGCCCATCATCGCCGTGACCGCCAAGGCGATGCCGGGCGACCAGGAGAAGAGCCTGGCCGCGGGGGCCAGCGACTACGTCACCAAGCCGGTGGACGCCGATCACCTGATCGAGCGCATCCGGCACTGGCTGGCGGCGTAG
- a CDS encoding ROK family protein, with the protein MRQRNLSEVLRRVHKDGAVSRAALSRRMDLNRSTIMDLTAELAAAGLVREGVPTGQGRAGRPSIVVMPERGTVYGLAFDVAVDRLLAARVGLGGQVFERREAVRARAGVDLENVVEVLAAFGRELVAGADPGALCVGVGASYCGLIRRADGTVRYGPHLGWVDQAFGAKLAAGLGLGLPVEVGNEAHLGAVAEHVRGAGRDVDNLIYLHGDVGVGGGIIVGGRLLDGDAGYGCELGHMLVNPFDGRPCLCGSRGCLEAEVGEQALLDYAGRAGDLIGRDGIQAVVALAEAGEPRAREALDRVGDWLGVGVVNLINLFNPALVVFGGMLRDVYPGAAARVRARIDAHVLPVSRERVLLAVTALGDDTTLAGAAELAFARLLDDPLNTLAAVR; encoded by the coding sequence ATGCGGCAGCGAAACCTGAGCGAGGTGCTGCGGCGCGTCCACAAGGACGGGGCCGTGTCGCGGGCCGCACTCAGCCGCCGGATGGACCTCAACCGCAGCACCATCATGGACCTGACCGCCGAGCTGGCCGCCGCCGGGCTCGTCCGCGAGGGTGTCCCCACCGGGCAGGGCCGCGCGGGGCGGCCGTCGATCGTCGTGATGCCCGAGCGGGGGACGGTGTACGGGCTCGCGTTCGACGTGGCCGTGGACCGGCTGCTCGCGGCCCGGGTCGGGCTCGGCGGCCAGGTCTTCGAGCGCCGTGAGGCGGTGCGCGCCCGCGCCGGGGTCGATCTGGAGAACGTCGTCGAGGTGCTCGCCGCCTTCGGCCGCGAGCTGGTGGCCGGGGCCGATCCGGGGGCGCTGTGCGTGGGGGTCGGCGCGTCCTACTGCGGGTTGATCAGGCGCGCCGACGGCACGGTCCGGTACGGGCCGCACCTCGGCTGGGTGGATCAGGCGTTCGGCGCGAAGCTCGCCGCCGGGCTGGGCCTCGGGCTGCCCGTCGAGGTGGGCAACGAGGCGCATCTGGGCGCGGTCGCCGAGCACGTACGCGGCGCGGGACGCGACGTCGACAACCTCATCTACCTGCACGGGGACGTCGGCGTCGGCGGCGGGATCATCGTCGGCGGCAGACTTCTGGACGGCGACGCGGGCTACGGCTGCGAGCTCGGGCACATGCTGGTGAACCCGTTCGACGGGCGCCCCTGCCTGTGCGGGTCGCGCGGGTGCCTGGAGGCCGAGGTGGGGGAGCAGGCGCTGCTCGACTACGCGGGACGGGCCGGCGACCTCATCGGACGCGACGGCATCCAGGCCGTGGTCGCCCTCGCCGAGGCCGGTGAGCCCCGGGCGCGGGAGGCCCTGGACCGCGTCGGCGACTGGCTCGGCGTCGGCGTCGTCAACCTCATCAACCTGTTCAACCCGGCGCTCGTGGTCTTCGGCGGGATGCTCCGCGACGTCTATCCGGGTGCCGCGGCGCGCGTCCGTGCCCGGATCGACGCGCATGTCCTGCCGGTGTCGCGCGAGCGGGTGCTCCTGGCCGTGACGGCCCTCGGTGACGACACCACGCTCGCCGGGGCCGCCGAGCTCGCCTTCGCCAGACTCCTGGACGACCCCCTCAACACCCTGGCCGCCGTACGGTGA
- a CDS encoding GNAT family N-acetyltransferase gives MNAVDTAAQAWMTALDRFAASQPGGFHRSGPGGTTELVTTAPMPLLNGVFSTVRKADAEEVAAFASSPRLASVAWSVQVRGEEVDDRIVRTAEGHGLLQRMTLPFMLKELTGDDLRGSGSDGLVVRRIPAGEGDLYRTTMAAGYEGPAELFSVFSAPSLIGHPSMRAYLCEVEGVPVATSFGVLVDDLVGVFNIAVPPAHRRRGYGWAATAAVLSDAHAAGARTAFLHASPLGVPLYQAMGFDLAEHWTIFAP, from the coding sequence GTGAACGCAGTGGACACGGCTGCGCAGGCATGGATGACCGCGCTCGACAGGTTCGCGGCCTCCCAGCCCGGCGGCTTTCACAGGTCCGGCCCCGGCGGCACCACGGAGCTTGTCACCACAGCTCCGATGCCCTTGCTCAACGGCGTCTTCAGCACAGTGCGAAAGGCCGACGCCGAAGAGGTGGCGGCGTTCGCCTCCTCGCCGCGGCTGGCGTCCGTGGCCTGGAGTGTGCAGGTGCGCGGCGAGGAGGTCGATGACCGGATCGTGCGAACCGCCGAGGGCCACGGGCTCCTGCAGCGGATGACGCTCCCCTTCATGCTCAAGGAGCTGACCGGCGACGACCTGCGCGGATCCGGCTCCGACGGCCTCGTGGTGCGCCGGATCCCGGCCGGTGAGGGAGATCTGTACCGGACGACGATGGCCGCCGGATACGAGGGGCCGGCGGAGCTCTTCTCGGTTTTCAGCGCGCCCTCCCTGATCGGGCACCCTTCGATGCGTGCTTATCTCTGCGAGGTCGAAGGTGTCCCCGTGGCTACCTCCTTCGGCGTTCTCGTGGACGATCTGGTCGGCGTTTTCAACATCGCCGTTCCTCCCGCACATCGGCGGCGCGGTTACGGCTGGGCGGCTACGGCGGCGGTGTTGAGCGACGCTCATGCGGCCGGGGCGAGAACCGCCTTTCTGCATGCCAGTCCTCTGGGCGTCCCTCTTTATCAGGCCATGGGCTTCGACCTCGCGGAGCACTGGACGATTTTCGCTCCGTGA